In Gracilibacillus salitolerans, the sequence TGCGGAAAAATACTCCCTTTCCGGGGGCACGGAAAGGGAGCGTTCTGCCAGAGCGAATGGTAGCACCCATCAAAATTCAGAATGGAAGAAAGTAAATCTACCTTCGCTGTTTATGTATTTTGTGCTCCTTTTTGTTCATTCATTTTAAGAAGGCAATGCTTATTCTGCAGTACCTTCTTCTGTGCTTGCTTTTATAAATTTCTGTAATGCTCTCTGATCATACTTTATTCTTTCCATTATTTCTTCATTTACATTTTCGATTGCTTCGCGCGTGACAGAGTTTCCACTATTGAAACCTTTCATCGCAACATCCCAAATAAATTGAATGTCTTGATCTAATGATTGAGGCTTTCCTGGTACGTCTTTGTTTAATGCAATCCAGTATAATTGTGTTAAATCCTCATTTATAAAGAAGGGATCATTTTCTGGATGCTCATACATACCCAACATGTCATCAGCCATCTTTTTTGCAAATGCCCATGCCAGTTCCTTATGATTACTATCTTCAGATATAGCAATAGACATACTTGCTTGCTTGTCAACACCTGCTAATTGGAAAGGTAAAGTCGTAATCCCCCATTTTCCATTTTGCTCAGGGACCCATTCCTTCAAATGACTTGTTACATAACTAGCCATTTGAAACATAACTAATTCATCATTTTGAAATGCTTCTTTCCCTGTTTCGTCCCACATATTAATATAGGGACTAAGCTCTTTATTTACTACTTCAGTCGCAGTATTAAAGGTAGTAACATAAGGTTCCTCTTTCGCTAAATAGTTATATTCTTCATCTAATAAATAGCTCGTTCTTAATACCATTTCCAGCATCATCTGCTCTGATTCTACAATATAGTGACCATTTTCTTTTAGATCTTGAGCCATGTTCAGCCAATTTTCATGATTATTTATATAGTTGGACAGCTCTATCGGATCACTGGGATAACCGTATTCATTTAAAATATCTGCCCGATAATAAGTAACATAAGGGAAAAACAATAGCGGAATGGCAAACATTTCATTTTTATCCTCATCTATATAATGATTTAATAAGCTTTCGGGTCTTCGGTCAAAAAAGCTTTCTTCATAATATTTTTCCTCATATAAGTTTTCAAAACCACTTATACCAGTAAATTCACCTAAAGTATAATCAGGTAAAACATATAAATCAGGTGATTTCCCTGATAACATGCCTTGACGGTATTCCTGTGTTAGATTTTGTTCAATAACTTTAATATCTACTTCAACATCTGAATACATATCTAAAAACTCTGGCAATGAATCTTCAAATATATTAGAATGTGTCCAAATAACCAATCTTTTATCCTTCTCAGCATTCTCTTCCATTTCAACAGGTTCAATCCCTAGTGAAGATTCTTGAAGGGGTTTAAAGCTGGAAGAATGACAACCAACTAAGATAATTATAGTTACTGCTGTTATCCATAATCTGAATGGTTTCAATCGTTTTCCTCCCTATAAGTTGTCAGATCTTGAAGATCGTGATGATGTTTTTTCTCTTCATACATTAATGAATCCGCATGATGTAATAATTCATCTAAGGTAATCCCATTATCAGGATAAAAACTTATACCAATACTAGCTGTCAGTTTTATTTCAGTTTTATTAATTTTTATTGGTTGAATAATTACATCGACTAATTGTTTACATAACGACTGTACTTCTTCCTCTGTTGTTAATTCCACAATAGCAACAAATTCATCACCTGCTAAACGATAAAATGTAACAGGTTCGTCTCGCTCAAATTGTTTTAACCTTTTTGCAAATAATTTTAATAATAAATCTCCACCACTATGTCCTAGCGTATCATTGACTTGTTTGAATTTATCCAAATCTATAAACACAATCACAAAGCGCTCCAGCTTCACTTGCTCATCTAACATTTCTGTTACGTCCATATGAAAAGAATAACGATTTGGTAATTCTGTTAATGTATCGAAGTGCGCTAAGTGATATAATTTCGACTCAGATTCTATAAGTTGATTTGTTTTTGCAGTTAGTAAATCATTTTTCTTTTTTATATCGGCAAACATCGCTTGTAGCTTGCAGGCTACTTTTTCAATATTTTGTCCCAGCTTAGAAAATTCATCGATAGCAGTATCTTTCCAATAGAAAGCTTCTTGTCTTTTCATTTTTCCTGGTAAATCACTCGTCACTTGTGTAAGACGTCTTAATGAATTGGATAAGATACGGTTAACCAGCATACCAAACACTAATGCAATGAATAATACCAACAGTGCGAATATTAAATAATCATTAAGACCATTAGCTAATGCTAATACTCCACTACTGATAGGAATAATTAATAATACTCTTTTATTTAAAAAGGCAGTTTCCCCTATATAATAGCCTTGATACCAATCAGATAAAGTTTGTTGATTGGATGGTAGCCAAATAAAACCGTTCGGATGAATATCTTTAACAAAACCAGCATCCATTAAATCAAAATTAGGGCTTGATGTATTCTGAATATTGGTATCCAGCCATATTTCATAGTCTTGATCGATAATATAGATTTGTTTGTTTGTTGTCCCTGTAAATTCATCTAAAATTGATTTGATTCTAGCTTTTTCTAATTCAGCGTCTAGTTCATAATTTTGAATATCTGTAGAATCCATTTCAGCTACTTTTAGTTGCAATCGCTCTTCCAACTGTTGATATTGAAGATAATACTCCTGATACATATCCTTCTCAATAGCTCTACCATTAACTAAAATGATGATAAGTAATGGAAAGACAGCCGAAAAAATTAATATGTGAGAAATCACCTGACCAAAATAGAGCTGATGTTTCGTATGGAACCAGCTTTTTGACTTTGAAACGAGAGGAAGATAATCGCATAGCATGTCTGCAACTAAAGCAGCAAACAAACTAGCTGTCACAGACTGAAGCATCATAAAATTTGTTAATGTCCTTTGGCCATCGAAAACATCAGAGAAGAAAAATAACATCAAAAAGTAAAAAAGAAATACGATAAATGAATAAACAAAACTCCATGTAAAAAGATCTTTTCCTTTTTTAGTGTAAAATGTCCCAATAATCAATACCTCAAGAATACTAAGGAAAACAAAAGAATTACCAATGTGCAGAAAATTTGTGAGTATGCTCATACAAATTGTTAATAGAAGTGCAAATCGAAAGCCATATACTCGAATGGATGCTAAATACAAAACTGGAGCAAAGCTTAAGGTAATTCCGAAAATTAAAGAAACAGAATATACTTGCGCAATGACAGATACAGTTAAGATCAATATAAACAATGATATTTTTTTACTCATAACCTTACGCATATGTATGGTCTCCTCGCTCAAATATATTCTTTCCCTATAGAAACATTAAAAAAACTATACAAAAATGTATAGGTTCCTGAAGTTTATGACAGGTAACCCAGCCATCATCGTGATTTTCACTTTAGACCTGTGGTTTTGCGTCTCTATTTTTCAATAGATTTGCCTTTTCTATTATAATAGTACTATTATATCATAAACATTAACATAATTCGGTGAAATGTAAATCTATTTTCCTATGTAATATAATAATCTCCTCATAACGATCAATACAAAAATAGTCATTTTAATTTAACGAATGCGTTTAATCAAATGATTACTTTTTCATTACTTATTTCTTGAACTATGAACCTCTCATCACTAAAGTGACGAGTTTCTAATGTATCAACTTTAAACGATGCTTAACATTAGTGGGCGGGACACAACGCCCTCTATCCCATCGGCAAAAGCGTTAGGGACTACTTTTCTTATGATATTTCCCGCTGCATTCACATCGGCGTGAATGTACATATTTTCTTTGGTGTGATATAATCCTAATTTGATTCTGCGACCACTAAACACAACATGCTTTGGAATACCCTTTTCATAGACAGGTAGATCATCCCTATCTACTAAACTGGCTTTCGATGTATAGCTTTCCTCTTGGCGGTGGACCTTGATGCCATATTGTTCCGCCTTGTACTCGATCATTCGGATCAGCATCGTATGAGGCAACGATTTAAAGTGTTGTTTATCCTTCCTGCGAATGGTCACATCCTTTTTCCATCCTTTATTCACCCCAATCACCATGGTACTGATTTGACGTTTCCTCGCTAATTGAACAATACGATAACTGGTTTTATGGAAATAATCTTTTAGTCTGTGATGACGCTTTCGGTCGAGCCGCTGCAACCTTTTACTATGGAAAGAACCTTCCTTTGGACCATGTCCGTGTCGTAAAATACGGTAATAGTGTGCACGTTGTTTATTATAATATTGATTGATACTCTTGATCGCTTTGCCCTTGATAATAACAGGCGAGGAACCTGTGTTATCGACAATGGTTGCAAAACAATTAATACCTAGATCAATCCCCATGACATGCTTTTCATCCAGTTCTACTGGCTCTTTCTCCGCTTCTTCCATGACCACTTCAACCGTGTATTCACCATAAGTCGGTACAATCCTCACTTGTTGCAGCTTCCCTCTCAGACCTAACTTGCCAATATTCAGTTTTTCTTTTATATGGGGAAATTTTAAAAATTTGTTGTCTTTCACCTTACATACTTGATTGGAAAATAGACACGTTTTTCTTCCATTCTTCGGTGCATACTTGGGGAGTTTTGGTCTACCGGTATACTTGTGAGGATTTACTTGATAGTCTTTTAGGCTGGCAAAAAAAGACTTCCAATTTTGAAACACCATTTTCATGATTTGTTGGTTGACTTGACTAGGTAATGGTAGATAATCCTCATTCTTTGACGCTTTAAACAACCCATCCCAAAAGCCATAATGAACCCATTTATGTTGAGAAGATGGGGATTGAAATAACGTGGCATCTTTGATCTCTTTTCGCTGATCCACGGGCTTTTGCCACTCTTTTTCCCGTTTCTTCTCTACTGCTTTTCTTTTGATTGCATTCATTTGTGGAAAGTGTTGTTCGATGAGGTCCAAAACTTCTTGTTGGAGTGGTTGGAATGGCTTTTCTGCACCAAACGCTATGTAAATTTGACGGATGTGAAAGTTGGTGGCGTTGTAAAGGTTTTTCGCTAAAAACGTGACATGATCACCATAATGATAGAGCTGATGCCCTTTTTTAATGCGAATTTGTTGCGTGTTATACATATTGCTCACCTCCCTACTATTTTCTTTAAGCAAGCTTATACGAATGATTCAAAAGTAATGCTATCCTTTACTTCCAACAAACGCACACAAATGTTCCTATATGTTATTTTAATACAGAACGTATGATCTGTCAAAATCGTTTGCCATTCATCTCATCACTAAAGTAACGAGTTTTCTGGCGAACATTCATAAAATAAAGAGTAATCCTCATAAAGATTACTCTTATCACTTAATGGAAAGTTTTTTATTACGTCAATTAACACATTTATTCTGGTATGTCTGTTTCTTCCTCCCAAGCAAGCATGCCGCCCTCCATATTTGTTGCTTCAATACCATTCGCTTCTAGGTATTCAGTCGCTCGGCCACTTCGAGCTCCAGAACGGCATACCATATAGTAATGTTCAGATTTATTAAATTCTTCTAATCGATCAGGAATTTCCCCCAATCTTATATGTTTCGCTCCAGGAATTATACCTTGTGCTACCTCATTATCCTCACGAACATCAATAATGTTTACTTTTTCTCCATTGTTTAATTTTTTTGCTAATTCTGTTGCTTGAATCTCTTTCATGATTAAACCTCCAGTTTGCTCTTAGTATAGCAATTTTTAATTGATTAAAGTAGATAGTGGTTTCTAGTGAAATCTCTCATTGAATAATACCATTATTAAGGTTCCTTTTCTAACATTTAAAATAACTTCCGACTTAAATATACTTTCTCTTTTTATGAAACCTCTCATCACTAAAGTGACGAGTTTTCTGGCGAACATTCATAAATTGTCCTTTAACGACTTTCATTAAATAGACTTGATCTTTGATTCCCATATTCAATATATTTAAAAACATAGTTTCCATTCCGCGAATCAATAGTATAACCATCTTTCGAAAAAAATGGCGATAAATGATGAATAATCTTTAATATCATTTTATACTGCGCTCCCGATAAAATAAAGTTTTTATTCTATTTTTAAAAAAAGAGACAGACATTTAAGTCTATCTCTTCTTCATTTACACAATTTTAAACTTTTGAATTTGTTTTTCTAATTCTTCTGCTAATATATCTAATTCACGGGCACTTTTGGAAACTTCCTCCATAGAATGATTCGTTTCCTCAGCTGATGCGGCTGTCTCTTCAACGGCTGCTGCAGACTCTTCACTTACAGCCGCTATTTCATCGACCGACTTGTTCATTTCCAAACTATTTTCATTTACTTCTTCTAGATTTTTCACCATATGTTTCACACGATCTACCATATCAGTAATGGACTGGTTAATTTGTGTGAAGGTTTCACCTGTTTTCTCCATTTGTTCCGTACCTTTTTCGACTTCTTTAAAACCGGATTCCAATGACTGAGCCACTTGTCCTGATTCATCTTGAATATTTGATACCAGCCCAGTTATATCTGCAATAGAATCTGTTACTTGTTCTGCAAGTTTTCGAACTTCATCAGCAACTACAGCAAAGCCTTTGCCAGCCTCTCCTGCTCTAGCGGCTTCAATAGCAGCATTCAATGCAAGTAAATTCGTTTGCTCTGCAATTTCTTTAATAACAATTACAATTTTATCAATTTCTTCGGTACGCTTATCCAATCCGGATACCTTTTGATAAGAGTCTTGTACCATTTGATAAATGGTTCTCATTTGATTAACTGACTTTTGCAGTTCCTCACGACCAC encodes:
- a CDS encoding ABC transporter substrate-binding protein, translating into MKPFRLWITAVTIIILVGCHSSSFKPLQESSLGIEPVEMEENAEKDKRLVIWTHSNIFEDSLPEFLDMYSDVEVDIKVIEQNLTQEYRQGMLSGKSPDLYVLPDYTLGEFTGISGFENLYEEKYYEESFFDRRPESLLNHYIDEDKNEMFAIPLLFFPYVTYYRADILNEYGYPSDPIELSNYINNHENWLNMAQDLKENGHYIVESEQMMLEMVLRTSYLLDEEYNYLAKEEPYVTTFNTATEVVNKELSPYINMWDETGKEAFQNDELVMFQMASYVTSHLKEWVPEQNGKWGITTLPFQLAGVDKQASMSIAISEDSNHKELAWAFAKKMADDMLGMYEHPENDPFFINEDLTQLYWIALNKDVPGKPQSLDQDIQFIWDVAMKGFNSGNSVTREAIENVNEEIMERIKYDQRALQKFIKASTEEGTAE
- a CDS encoding sensor domain-containing diguanylate cyclase yields the protein MRKVMSKKISLFILILTVSVIAQVYSVSLIFGITLSFAPVLYLASIRVYGFRFALLLTICMSILTNFLHIGNSFVFLSILEVLIIGTFYTKKGKDLFTWSFVYSFIVFLFYFLMLFFFSDVFDGQRTLTNFMMLQSVTASLFAALVADMLCDYLPLVSKSKSWFHTKHQLYFGQVISHILIFSAVFPLLIIILVNGRAIEKDMYQEYYLQYQQLEERLQLKVAEMDSTDIQNYELDAELEKARIKSILDEFTGTTNKQIYIIDQDYEIWLDTNIQNTSSPNFDLMDAGFVKDIHPNGFIWLPSNQQTLSDWYQGYYIGETAFLNKRVLLIIPISSGVLALANGLNDYLIFALLVLFIALVFGMLVNRILSNSLRRLTQVTSDLPGKMKRQEAFYWKDTAIDEFSKLGQNIEKVACKLQAMFADIKKKNDLLTAKTNQLIESESKLYHLAHFDTLTELPNRYSFHMDVTEMLDEQVKLERFVIVFIDLDKFKQVNDTLGHSGGDLLLKLFAKRLKQFERDEPVTFYRLAGDEFVAIVELTTEEEVQSLCKQLVDVIIQPIKINKTEIKLTASIGISFYPDNGITLDELLHHADSLMYEEKKHHHDLQDLTTYREEND
- a CDS encoding RNA-guided endonuclease InsQ/TnpB family protein, which translates into the protein MYNTQQIRIKKGHQLYHYGDHVTFLAKNLYNATNFHIRQIYIAFGAEKPFQPLQQEVLDLIEQHFPQMNAIKRKAVEKKREKEWQKPVDQRKEIKDATLFQSPSSQHKWVHYGFWDGLFKASKNEDYLPLPSQVNQQIMKMVFQNWKSFFASLKDYQVNPHKYTGRPKLPKYAPKNGRKTCLFSNQVCKVKDNKFLKFPHIKEKLNIGKLGLRGKLQQVRIVPTYGEYTVEVVMEEAEKEPVELDEKHVMGIDLGINCFATIVDNTGSSPVIIKGKAIKSINQYYNKQRAHYYRILRHGHGPKEGSFHSKRLQRLDRKRHHRLKDYFHKTSYRIVQLARKRQISTMVIGVNKGWKKDVTIRRKDKQHFKSLPHTMLIRMIEYKAEQYGIKVHRQEESYTSKASLVDRDDLPVYEKGIPKHVVFSGRRIKLGLYHTKENMYIHADVNAAGNIIRKVVPNAFADGIEGVVSRPLMLSIV
- a CDS encoding rhodanese-like domain-containing protein; the encoded protein is MKEIQATELAKKLNNGEKVNIIDVREDNEVAQGIIPGAKHIRLGEIPDRLEEFNKSEHYYMVCRSGARSGRATEYLEANGIEATNMEGGMLAWEEETDIPE